One genomic window of Aliiroseovarius sp. M344 includes the following:
- a CDS encoding aminotransferase class V-fold PLP-dependent enzyme translates to MPALLPDIDPDGMLEFSVVFTDRSLNHMSTAFQGVMNDISATLKEVYNADAVAVVPGGGTYAMEAVARQFATGKRVMVIRNGFFSFRWSQIFEMGAIPSDETVMKARRVGNAPDAPFAPAPIDEVVARIKDARPDVVFAPHVETASGMILPDDYLKAVSDAVHGVDGIFVLDCIASGCAWVDMKATGVDVLISAPQKGWSAQPSAGLVMMNETARDLAKAATSTSFAVDLGKWLSIMEAYEGGGHAYHATMPTDALRAFRDTMLETKEYGFDQLRDAQWDQGRRVRELLALKGVKSVAADGFAAPGVVVSYTSNPDIKAGKAFAAEGMQIAAGVPLMCDEGDEYSSFRLGLFGLDKLYDVDASVARLDAVLSKVL, encoded by the coding sequence ATGCCCGCACTTTTGCCTGATATTGATCCCGATGGGATGCTGGAGTTTTCGGTGGTCTTCACTGACCGCTCGCTGAACCATATGTCGACCGCTTTTCAAGGGGTGATGAACGATATCTCAGCAACTCTGAAAGAGGTCTATAACGCGGACGCTGTGGCCGTCGTACCCGGCGGTGGCACCTATGCGATGGAAGCAGTTGCCCGCCAGTTCGCAACAGGCAAGCGCGTCATGGTCATCCGGAACGGGTTCTTTTCCTTCCGCTGGAGCCAGATATTCGAGATGGGAGCGATCCCGTCTGATGAAACCGTGATGAAAGCCCGCCGGGTCGGCAACGCACCCGATGCGCCCTTCGCGCCTGCCCCGATTGACGAGGTCGTGGCCCGCATCAAGGATGCGCGCCCCGATGTGGTTTTCGCCCCGCATGTGGAAACGGCCAGCGGGATGATCCTGCCAGACGACTATCTGAAGGCCGTTTCGGATGCTGTACACGGTGTCGACGGTATCTTTGTGCTGGATTGCATCGCGTCAGGTTGTGCGTGGGTCGATATGAAGGCGACGGGCGTTGATGTGCTGATCTCGGCCCCGCAAAAAGGGTGGTCGGCGCAGCCGTCCGCCGGGTTGGTGATGATGAACGAAACCGCCCGTGATCTGGCGAAAGCGGCCACATCCACCTCGTTTGCCGTCGATCTTGGCAAGTGGCTATCGATCATGGAGGCCTATGAGGGTGGCGGGCACGCGTACCATGCGACCATGCCAACGGATGCGCTGCGCGCCTTCCGCGATACGATGCTCGAGACCAAGGAATATGGCTTTGACCAGCTCCGGGACGCGCAATGGGACCAAGGTCGCCGCGTGCGCGAATTACTAGCCTTAAAGGGCGTGAAGTCGGTTGCCGCAGATGGGTTTGCGGCGCCGGGTGTTGTGGTGTCCTATACCTCGAACCCCGACATCAAAGCGGGCAAAGCCTTCGCCGCGGAAGGCATGCAGATCGCCGCCGGTGTGCCGCTGATGTGCGACGAAGGCGACGAGTATTCGAGCTTCCGCCTGGGGCTGTTTGGCCTCGACAAACTGTATGACGTCGACGCGAGTGTCGCGCGGTTGGACGCGGTGCTGTCAAAAGTGCTGTAA
- a CDS encoding dihydroneopterin aldolase translates to MTDDTSIAFAALERRAAAGSDAQSPPDRISVRDHVVDVEIGAFQAERDTTQRLSFSVVVEVAPSDGAQTDDVDDILSYDTITEAITFELAAERLNLLETLAERIADRILAAPQPLRVFVRIEKLDRGPGKLGVEIVRTRDTAKEQQGAAIDCIPQVVLLDDAAFVDPNLPAFLDRLNDDTRAFVLCVGKGGHSGSTVGDVAVQQHIDLLAIEQNAWRLSATDPRCVVVGTRTELDWGMKNNQISVWAPSKLVLDAVNGPAGADPRDLAVWLANTLNAGAPIVVGDDDTPLTKFP, encoded by the coding sequence ATGACGGACGACACATCCATTGCCTTTGCCGCGCTAGAAAGGCGCGCAGCCGCCGGGTCTGATGCACAGAGCCCGCCAGATCGAATATCCGTGCGCGATCATGTCGTTGACGTCGAGATCGGCGCGTTTCAGGCCGAGCGCGACACCACCCAACGGCTCAGTTTCAGCGTCGTGGTCGAGGTTGCACCAAGCGATGGTGCACAGACCGATGATGTGGATGATATCCTATCCTATGACACGATCACCGAAGCAATTACGTTCGAACTTGCAGCAGAGCGCTTGAATCTGCTGGAGACCCTGGCCGAACGCATTGCCGACCGGATCTTGGCAGCACCGCAACCGCTCAGGGTGTTCGTGCGCATCGAGAAGTTGGATCGCGGGCCGGGCAAGTTGGGGGTCGAGATCGTGCGGACGCGCGATACAGCAAAAGAGCAGCAAGGCGCAGCCATTGATTGCATTCCGCAAGTGGTCTTGCTGGACGATGCGGCTTTTGTCGATCCCAATCTGCCCGCGTTTCTCGACCGTCTGAATGATGACACACGAGCCTTTGTTCTTTGCGTGGGCAAGGGGGGACATTCCGGTTCAACGGTCGGTGACGTGGCAGTCCAGCAGCACATCGACCTATTGGCTATTGAGCAAAACGCATGGCGCTTGTCCGCGACCGATCCGCGTTGTGTAGTGGTGGGAACACGGACAGAGCTGGATTGGGGTATGAAAAACAACCAGATCAGCGTTTGGGCCCCTTCGAAACTGGTTTTGGATGCAGTGAATGGTCCTGCCGGTGCAGATCCGCGCGACCTTGCGGTATGGCTCGCGAACACTTTGAATGCGGGTGCGCCGATCGTGGTCGGCGATGATGACACGCCCCTTACGAAGTTCCCATGA
- a CDS encoding FAD-dependent monooxygenase, producing MTDHSADIFISGGGIAGQVTAAAFAEAGFSVVMADPFTPVVTADDEKSDLRSTAFLQPARQLFDRIGLWSLLKPHAKPLDQLAVIDTVGWPPEIRDRRVFQSDDMGNEPFGWNLMNWVVRQEIWGYLQDQPRIKLLYGTGFRSLVQRTGEIIVTLTNGDQVRARMGVAADGKFSPLREAAGISVSITRYGQKSLAFTVTHDLPHDNISTEIYNEGGPFTIVPLPDIDGQNASAIVWMNKGPRAVELMNMPVSEFEDVMFARSTGLLGRMHLQGNRSVWPIITQTADQLTSGRVAVVAEAAHALPPIGAQGLNTSLNDVIALLELAEGSPEQLGDPQMMQAYGKARTTDIARRARVIDLFNRVTRSGDGVLQAVRLIGLKAVHDVAPMRKRVMRAGLGPQ from the coding sequence ATGACGGACCACAGCGCTGATATTTTCATTTCAGGCGGCGGCATTGCCGGCCAGGTTACCGCCGCGGCCTTTGCCGAGGCCGGGTTCAGTGTCGTTATGGCTGACCCCTTCACGCCCGTAGTCACGGCGGATGATGAGAAGTCAGACCTACGATCCACCGCATTTCTGCAACCCGCGCGGCAATTGTTTGACCGGATCGGTTTGTGGTCTTTGCTCAAGCCGCATGCCAAGCCGCTCGACCAGCTTGCGGTGATCGACACGGTTGGCTGGCCGCCCGAAATCCGCGACCGGCGGGTGTTTCAATCAGACGACATGGGTAACGAGCCGTTTGGCTGGAACTTGATGAACTGGGTCGTCCGACAGGAAATATGGGGTTATCTGCAGGATCAACCACGGATCAAACTCCTGTATGGAACAGGCTTTCGCTCGCTTGTGCAGCGCACCGGAGAAATCATCGTTACACTGACAAATGGCGATCAGGTTCGGGCGCGAATGGGCGTTGCTGCGGATGGCAAGTTTTCGCCATTGCGCGAGGCTGCCGGGATATCCGTGTCGATCACGCGCTATGGTCAGAAGTCACTGGCTTTCACAGTTACCCATGATCTGCCGCACGACAACATCTCGACCGAGATTTACAACGAAGGCGGCCCATTCACCATCGTGCCCCTGCCCGATATCGACGGTCAAAACGCTTCGGCCATCGTCTGGATGAACAAGGGGCCGCGCGCAGTCGAGCTGATGAACATGCCGGTCTCCGAGTTCGAAGACGTGATGTTCGCCCGGTCGACAGGTCTGCTTGGGCGGATGCATCTGCAGGGCAATCGCTCGGTTTGGCCGATCATCACCCAAACAGCGGATCAACTGACGTCGGGCCGCGTGGCGGTGGTGGCAGAGGCCGCACATGCCTTGCCCCCCATTGGGGCGCAGGGCCTGAACACGTCGCTGAACGATGTGATCGCTCTGCTTGAGTTGGCAGAGGGCTCGCCCGAGCAGCTTGGTGATCCGCAGATGATGCAGGCTTACGGAAAAGCCCGCACGACCGACATCGCCCGGCGCGCCCGCGTTATTGACCTTTTCAATCGCGTGACTCGGTCGGGTGATGGGGTGTTGCAGGCTGTGCGTCTGATCGGATTGAAAGCGGTGCATGATGTGGCCCCGATGCGGAAACGCGTCATGCGGGCGGGGTTGGGCCCACAATAG
- a CDS encoding GntR family transcriptional regulator gives MGTYKPGDRLVESELAERFGVSRTPIREALQRLETQSLLTRDGRSLIVASLSHNQLAELYVVRSALEGLAASLAAQHATPEEIRVLREMVEDDRKRLSDPSALSRSNRRFHKQLHLASHNRYLVQQLDLVHRTMALLATTSLAAEGRSEIAIAEHDAIVAAIEARDQAAAQAALKAHISQAFETRIKLDSMAGE, from the coding sequence ATGGGCACCTATAAGCCCGGCGACAGACTGGTCGAAAGCGAGCTGGCCGAAAGGTTCGGTGTGTCACGCACGCCCATCCGCGAGGCTTTGCAGAGGCTTGAAACCCAATCGCTTTTGACGCGTGACGGCAGAAGTCTGATCGTTGCATCGCTGAGCCATAACCAGCTTGCAGAGCTATATGTTGTGCGGTCAGCGCTTGAGGGTCTGGCTGCGTCACTTGCTGCGCAACATGCTACCCCTGAAGAAATCCGTGTTTTGCGCGAGATGGTAGAGGATGATCGCAAACGCCTGTCGGACCCATCCGCCCTGTCGCGATCAAATCGTCGGTTCCACAAACAACTGCATCTGGCATCGCACAATCGCTATTTGGTGCAGCAACTTGATCTTGTGCATCGGACAATGGCGCTTTTGGCAACCACATCTTTGGCGGCTGAAGGGCGAAGTGAAATCGCGATAGCAGAACATGACGCCATTGTCGCCGCGATCGAGGCACGGGATCAGGCTGCGGCTCAAGCCGCCCTGAAAGCCCATATCTCGCAGGCTTTTGAGACGCGGATCAAGCTGGATTCAATGGCGGGGGAATGA
- the folP gene encoding dihydropteroate synthase: MTVRHQPIPRAGAPFAGQSLAGSANLWFDEVLVRRRDGAAKLVASTDCSMADQERLTRPRATLCSLSMDQPLIMAVLNVTPDSFSDGGDHVTLEAAVDRARQMAQDADILDIGGESTRPGAAEVSVKEEIRRTSTVIAAIRDAGITTPISIDTRKARVAEAALDAGADMVNDVAAFTYDPELADLVADRDVPVCLMHAQGQPETMQNDPRYDDVLFDVMDFLEERITFATSRGIAFERIVTDPGIGFGKTLEHNVTLLQNLSLLHDLGLPMLLGVSRKRFIGTIGQVTEAKDRMAGSLAVALYGIQNGAQILRVHDTFETRQAIRLQQAMIKREN, from the coding sequence ATGACAGTGCGCCACCAACCTATTCCGCGCGCAGGCGCGCCTTTCGCCGGACAGTCGCTCGCCGGATCCGCAAACCTATGGTTTGATGAGGTGCTTGTGCGCCGTCGTGATGGCGCGGCAAAGCTGGTTGCCTCGACTGATTGTTCGATGGCCGATCAGGAACGTTTGACCCGACCACGTGCCACGCTGTGTAGCTTGTCGATGGACCAGCCCCTGATCATGGCGGTCCTTAATGTGACGCCTGACAGCTTCTCGGATGGCGGTGATCACGTAACGCTTGAAGCAGCGGTGGACCGCGCCCGCCAAATGGCACAAGACGCCGACATTTTGGATATTGGCGGTGAAAGCACCCGACCGGGCGCTGCGGAAGTGTCGGTCAAGGAAGAAATCCGCCGCACATCGACCGTCATCGCCGCAATCCGGGACGCCGGGATCACCACACCCATCTCCATCGACACCCGCAAAGCCCGCGTGGCTGAAGCGGCATTGGATGCGGGGGCGGATATGGTCAACGATGTGGCCGCGTTTACATATGATCCAGAACTTGCCGATCTGGTTGCGGATCGCGATGTGCCGGTCTGCCTGATGCATGCGCAGGGCCAGCCGGAGACGATGCAAAACGACCCGCGCTATGATGATGTGTTATTTGATGTGATGGATTTTCTCGAAGAACGCATCACCTTTGCCACCAGTCGCGGCATTGCCTTTGAGCGGATAGTGACCGATCCCGGCATTGGGTTTGGTAAAACTTTGGAACACAATGTGACTTTGCTGCAGAACCTGTCCCTGTTACATGATTTGGGCCTGCCGATGCTTCTTGGCGTGTCGCGCAAGCGGTTCATCGGGACAATCGGTCAGGTCACCGAGGCAAAAGATCGGATGGCCGGTTCACTGGCTGTCGCGCTTTACGGCATTCAAAATGGGGCACAGATCCTAAGGGTGCACGACACGTTCGAGACCCGGCAGGCCATCCGCCTGCAACAGGCAATGATAAAAAGAGAGAACTGA
- a CDS encoding SRPBCC family protein codes for MTDPIVKTIIVNCTPERAFDVFVNRTSDWWPLDRHAVSAGAGKVALAVIIEPKVGGAVYETMHDGNRTDWGKVLEFEQGSKLAMTWHPGTNVDAPTRVDVAFAAEGNGQTRVTLTHSGWNVWAERADDMRNSYNGGWETVFVTRYADACTTR; via the coding sequence ATGACTGACCCGATTGTAAAGACCATCATCGTGAACTGCACCCCTGAGCGCGCCTTTGACGTTTTCGTTAACCGAACTTCGGACTGGTGGCCACTTGATCGGCACGCGGTGTCGGCCGGAGCGGGCAAAGTGGCACTGGCTGTTATTATCGAGCCCAAAGTGGGCGGAGCTGTCTATGAAACCATGCATGATGGCAATCGCACCGACTGGGGCAAGGTGCTGGAATTTGAACAGGGATCGAAACTCGCGATGACCTGGCATCCGGGCACCAACGTGGATGCCCCTACGCGGGTCGATGTCGCATTCGCTGCAGAAGGGAATGGTCAGACGAGGGTGACTCTGACTCATTCTGGCTGGAATGTCTGGGCGGAAAGGGCCGACGATATGCGCAACAGCTACAATGGTGGTTGGGAAACCGTATTCGTCACCCGTTATGCCGATGCTTGCACGACCAGATAA
- a CDS encoding Lrp/AsnC family transcriptional regulator — protein MIELDDIDRALIRALTDDATKSAGALGRDVGLSQPATWRRIKRLTEQGVLAGRRLDLDREALGFGVTVFLGVKLATKGRVSLEDFERAVSAIPEVQTVEHVLGLYDYRLRVVARDLADFERVLRRRVMTLPGVGNVEANVLLSEERRPGPI, from the coding sequence ATGATCGAGTTGGATGACATCGACCGGGCATTGATCCGCGCACTTACCGACGATGCCACCAAATCAGCGGGCGCTTTGGGGCGGGATGTCGGGCTAAGCCAACCGGCAACGTGGCGCCGCATCAAAAGACTGACCGAACAGGGGGTTCTGGCGGGCAGGCGGTTGGACCTTGATCGCGAGGCGCTGGGTTTCGGGGTCACCGTTTTTCTTGGGGTGAAACTGGCCACAAAAGGTCGGGTCAGTTTGGAAGATTTCGAACGCGCTGTTTCTGCCATTCCCGAGGTGCAGACGGTTGAGCATGTGTTGGGGCTCTATGACTATCGCCTACGTGTCGTGGCGCGTGATCTGGCGGATTTTGAGCGTGTTCTAAGGCGGCGGGTTATGACATTGCCGGGTGTCGGCAACGTCGAAGCAAATGTGCTTTTATCTGAAGAACGCCGCCCCGGACCAATTTGA
- the glmM gene encoding phosphoglucosamine mutase: MVDKLFGTDGVRGLANSWPMTADMALKLGAAAGRHFRRDGLNGHRVVIGKDTRLSGYMLENALTAGLTSTGMNVLLLGPVPTPAVGRLTNSMRADLGIMISASHNPFHDNGIKFFGPDGFKLSDDDEAEIESLVHHGVEPVQHQNIGRAKRIDEGRMRYTEYLKTTFPENKRLNGIKVVIDCANGAGYRTAPETLWELGAEIVPVGVAPDGTNINKGCGSTDTALAAKTVVESGADLGICLDGDADRVMIIDEKGQVADGDQIMGLFASHWARAGRLKGGKLVATVMSNLGLERFVTSQGLELLRTKVGDRHVVEAMRAGGYNLGGEQSGHIVMTDFATTGDGLLAGIQFLACMVETGKPASELCKVFETVPQLLKNVRYEAGRVPLDADNVISAISDAEARLNGQGRLLIRKSGTEPLIRVMAECEDGALLTEVVDSIVAEVEAAS, translated from the coding sequence GTGGTTGATAAACTTTTCGGAACGGATGGCGTGCGTGGTCTGGCGAACAGTTGGCCGATGACCGCGGATATGGCGTTGAAACTGGGGGCCGCGGCTGGCCGGCATTTTCGCCGTGATGGCCTGAACGGCCACCGCGTTGTGATCGGCAAGGACACGCGCCTGTCAGGCTATATGCTTGAGAACGCATTGACCGCTGGGCTGACCTCGACCGGGATGAACGTGTTGCTGCTTGGGCCAGTCCCGACCCCGGCTGTTGGGCGGCTGACAAACTCGATGCGTGCGGATCTGGGGATTATGATTTCCGCGTCGCACAACCCGTTCCACGACAATGGCATCAAGTTCTTTGGACCCGACGGGTTCAAACTCTCGGATGATGACGAGGCCGAGATCGAAAGCCTTGTGCATCATGGGGTGGAGCCGGTTCAGCATCAGAATATCGGGCGGGCGAAGCGGATTGACGAAGGGCGGATGCGCTATACCGAATACCTCAAGACGACCTTCCCTGAAAACAAGCGCCTGAACGGGATCAAGGTGGTGATCGACTGTGCCAACGGCGCGGGTTATCGCACCGCGCCGGAAACCTTATGGGAACTGGGGGCCGAGATCGTGCCAGTAGGCGTTGCGCCTGATGGTACCAATATCAACAAGGGCTGCGGGTCGACCGACACCGCGCTGGCAGCAAAAACGGTTGTCGAGAGCGGGGCCGATCTGGGCATCTGTCTGGACGGTGATGCTGATCGGGTTATGATCATCGACGAAAAAGGCCAGGTCGCAGATGGCGATCAAATCATGGGGTTGTTTGCCAGCCATTGGGCGCGCGCGGGTCGCCTGAAAGGCGGCAAGTTGGTGGCGACTGTAATGTCAAATCTGGGACTTGAGCGGTTTGTTACATCACAAGGGCTGGAACTGCTGCGCACGAAAGTCGGCGACCGACATGTGGTCGAAGCGATGCGCGCCGGTGGGTACAATCTTGGCGGCGAACAGTCAGGCCATATTGTCATGACCGATTTTGCCACGACGGGCGATGGTCTGCTCGCCGGTATTCAGTTTCTGGCCTGCATGGTCGAGACAGGAAAACCCGCGTCCGAGCTTTGTAAAGTGTTCGAAACTGTCCCTCAGCTTCTTAAAAACGTGCGGTACGAGGCCGGACGGGTGCCGCTTGATGCAGATAACGTAATATCCGCTATCTCGGATGCCGAGGCGAGGCTGAATGGGCAAGGTCGTTTGCTGATCCGCAAGTCGGGCACAGAGCCTTTGATCCGCGTAATGGCGGAGTGCGAAGATGGTGCACTGCTGACTGAGGTCGTCGACAGTATTGTGGCCGAGGTCGAAGCGGCTAGTTAG
- a CDS encoding helix-turn-helix transcriptional regulator gives MAYEDSLAALADLTRRKVFEAVASAPRAVGALAEELPVSRPAVSQHLKVLSDAGLVLCRVEGTRRIYAARPEGLAELRAWLDRYWTNVLQNFASEIDDNGEGQND, from the coding sequence ATGGCTTACGAAGACTCATTAGCGGCCTTGGCTGATCTGACCCGGCGGAAAGTGTTTGAAGCGGTCGCCAGCGCCCCGCGTGCCGTAGGCGCATTGGCGGAAGAATTACCTGTCAGCCGCCCTGCGGTTTCGCAACACTTGAAGGTGTTGTCAGATGCAGGACTGGTCCTTTGCAGGGTCGAAGGGACGCGCCGCATCTATGCCGCACGGCCAGAAGGTCTGGCCGAACTGCGCGCGTGGTTGGATCGGTATTGGACCAATGTGCTGCAAAACTTCGCAAGCGAGATCGACGATAACGGAGAGGGACAAAATGACTGA
- the ilvC gene encoding ketol-acid reductoisomerase, with protein sequence MRVYYDRDCDINLIKDKKVAILGYGSQGHAHALNLRDSGAKNLVVALREGSASAKKATAEGLDVMGIAEAAAWCDVIMFTMPDELQAETYKKYVHDNIKPGAAIAFAHGLNVHFGLIEPKEGVDVIMMAPKGPGHTVRGEYQKGGGVPCLVAVNTDATGKALEIGLSYCSAIGGGRSGIIETNFREECETDLFGEQAVLCGGIVELIRCGFETLVEAGYAPEMAYFECLHETKLIVDLIYEGGIANMDYSISNTAEYGQYVTGPRILPYEQTKKAMKETLADIQSGKFVRDFMLENAVGQPTIKASRRANDEHQIEVVGKKLRDMMPWISAGKMVDKEKN encoded by the coding sequence ATGCGCGTTTATTACGATCGCGATTGCGACATTAACCTGATCAAAGACAAAAAAGTTGCCATTCTGGGCTATGGCTCGCAAGGCCACGCGCACGCGCTGAACCTGCGCGACTCGGGCGCTAAGAACCTTGTGGTTGCCCTGCGCGAAGGCTCGGCGTCTGCCAAGAAAGCCACCGCTGAAGGTCTGGACGTCATGGGCATCGCCGAAGCGGCTGCGTGGTGCGACGTCATCATGTTCACAATGCCTGACGAATTGCAGGCTGAGACCTATAAGAAATACGTCCATGACAACATCAAGCCGGGTGCAGCCATCGCATTTGCCCACGGCCTGAACGTGCACTTCGGTCTGATCGAGCCCAAAGAAGGCGTCGACGTGATCATGATGGCCCCGAAAGGCCCCGGCCACACCGTGCGCGGCGAATACCAAAAAGGCGGCGGCGTGCCCTGCCTCGTTGCGGTGAACACTGACGCGACCGGCAAAGCGCTGGAAATCGGCCTGTCCTATTGCTCGGCCATCGGTGGCGGGCGCTCGGGCATCATCGAGACCAACTTCCGCGAAGAGTGTGAAACCGACCTGTTCGGTGAGCAGGCCGTTCTGTGTGGTGGCATTGTCGAGCTGATCCGTTGCGGCTTTGAAACTCTGGTTGAAGCTGGCTATGCGCCCGAGATGGCTTACTTTGAGTGTCTGCACGAAACCAAGCTGATCGTGGACTTGATCTATGAAGGCGGCATCGCCAACATGGATTACTCGATCTCGAACACCGCAGAATACGGCCAGTACGTCACCGGCCCGCGCATCCTGCCATACGAGCAGACCAAGAAGGCGATGAAAGAAACGCTTGCCGACATCCAGTCTGGCAAATTCGTGCGTGACTTCATGCTTGAAAACGCTGTTGGCCAACCGACCATCAAAGCGTCGCGCCGTGCCAATGACGAGCACCAGATCGAGGTCGTCGGTAAGAAACTGCGCGACATGATGCCTTGGATTTCGGCAGGCAAAATGGTCGACAAAGAAAAGAACTAA
- a CDS encoding pyrimidine 5'-nucleotidase, producing the protein MVKDHFSHVSAWVFDLDNTLYPPHARLFDQIEIRMTNWVMQALGVDRYEADRLRQHYWKTYGTTLAGLMREHGVDPAPYLHDVHDISMEHLEVDPALVQHIRSLPGRKIVYTNGSAPYAERVLSARGLSGLFDAVYGVEDAGFHPKPDRAAFDTIFARDGLAPEVAAMFEDDPRNLAVPHALGMRTVHVAPDPSPADYIHHHTHNLTEFLSQLVDAACPDTTARHKGKTDDGPQR; encoded by the coding sequence ATGGTGAAAGATCACTTTTCTCATGTTAGCGCCTGGGTTTTCGACCTGGACAATACGCTTTACCCACCTCATGCGCGGCTTTTCGATCAGATCGAAATCCGTATGACCAACTGGGTCATGCAAGCGCTGGGGGTAGATCGCTATGAGGCAGACCGGCTTCGCCAGCATTATTGGAAAACCTATGGAACCACGCTGGCTGGGCTAATGCGCGAACATGGCGTCGACCCCGCACCCTACCTTCACGATGTGCACGACATTTCGATGGAGCATCTGGAGGTTGACCCTGCTTTGGTGCAACATATTCGGTCTCTGCCGGGGCGCAAGATCGTCTACACCAACGGCTCGGCACCCTATGCTGAACGGGTATTGTCAGCGCGCGGATTGTCGGGATTGTTCGATGCGGTCTATGGCGTTGAAGACGCGGGTTTTCATCCAAAACCTGACCGGGCTGCGTTCGACACGATTTTTGCTCGTGATGGGCTTGCGCCCGAGGTCGCGGCGATGTTTGAAGACGATCCGCGCAATCTGGCCGTGCCCCACGCATTGGGCATGCGAACGGTTCATGTTGCACCAGACCCATCGCCTGCGGATTACATCCACCACCACACGCACAACCTGACCGAATTTTTGAGCCAACTTGTTGATGCCGCCTGTCCTGACACAACGGCCCGACACAAAGGAAAGACCGATGACGGACCACAGCGCTGA
- a CDS encoding DMT family transporter — translation MTDNPTSRDWAGVIALGLIWGGTFMVVALALEGYGPVTVATARTTLGAVALLVLMWGTGRSMPAWDRALWESITIIGILSTALPFVLLSWGQQYVPSAFAGLSMAAIPLMVLPLAHFFSDEPLNARKFIGVTMGFCGALVLIGPGLSQLGQGTQPLAQLACIGAAFCYSLASIFTRRCPPVDPVTLAALTLVVGSVILVPIMLISEGVPVWQDARSGLAIIALGLLPTALATLLRVSIIRSAGSVFMTLVNYQVPVWSMVFGAWILSEVLPLRFFIALAMILAGLGISQWYSLRRLLAVR, via the coding sequence ATGACTGATAATCCCACCTCTCGCGACTGGGCCGGAGTAATCGCACTTGGCCTTATCTGGGGCGGCACCTTTATGGTCGTCGCTCTTGCGCTGGAAGGCTATGGCCCTGTGACCGTCGCTACTGCGCGCACGACATTGGGGGCCGTGGCGCTGTTGGTATTGATGTGGGGCACAGGCCGATCGATGCCAGCGTGGGATAGGGCTTTATGGGAATCGATCACGATCATCGGCATCCTGTCGACCGCTCTTCCCTTTGTTTTGCTAAGTTGGGGACAGCAATACGTTCCGTCCGCCTTTGCCGGGCTGTCCATGGCGGCAATTCCGCTGATGGTGCTACCACTGGCGCATTTCTTTTCAGACGAACCCTTGAACGCGCGAAAGTTCATCGGCGTTACTATGGGGTTCTGTGGGGCCTTGGTGTTGATCGGACCGGGGCTTTCACAATTGGGGCAAGGTACTCAACCCCTGGCACAACTTGCCTGCATTGGCGCTGCGTTTTGTTATTCTCTTGCGTCGATTTTCACACGGCGCTGCCCACCTGTTGATCCGGTGACGCTGGCCGCACTGACGCTGGTTGTCGGCTCCGTCATTCTGGTGCCCATCATGTTGATTTCAGAAGGCGTGCCCGTCTGGCAAGATGCAAGATCCGGACTGGCAATCATAGCGCTGGGCCTATTACCAACCGCCCTGGCGACCTTGCTACGGGTTTCGATTATCCGCAGCGCAGGGTCGGTTTTCATGACGCTCGTGAACTATCAGGTGCCCGTTTGGTCGATGGTATTCGGCGCATGGATTTTGTCCGAGGTCCTGCCCCTGCGCTTCTTCATCGCGCTGGCGATGATCCTCGCTGGGCTGGGCATCAGCCAATGGTACAGCCTGCGAAGATTGCTGGCCGTTCGCTGA
- a CDS encoding Lrp/AsnC family transcriptional regulator produces the protein MLDDTDRRILRQMQADPMMAAPDLAHLIGMSTARLTRRIERLRDQNILRGPRAVINWRALGYAVEVSLRITLDKTQSRAFDDFIAAARDIREVIEIQTFLGRVDVRLSVVARDMAHYQAIYRDQILALPHIADIEALMQVARIKADESLPL, from the coding sequence ATGCTCGATGATACAGACAGACGCATTCTAAGGCAGATGCAGGCCGATCCGATGATGGCAGCGCCTGACCTTGCGCATCTTATCGGGATGTCGACGGCGCGGCTGACGCGTCGCATTGAACGGCTGCGCGATCAGAACATCCTGCGAGGGCCTCGTGCGGTGATAAACTGGCGCGCGCTGGGCTATGCGGTCGAAGTCAGTCTGCGCATCACGTTGGACAAAACCCAATCGCGTGCATTCGATGATTTCATTGCGGCGGCGCGCGACATTCGTGAAGTGATCGAGATCCAAACTTTCCTTGGCCGAGTTGACGTGCGGTTGTCCGTCGTGGCGCGTGATATGGCGCATTATCAAGCGATCTATCGCGACCAGATATTGGCGCTCCCGCATATAGCGGACATCGAGGCATTGATGCAGGTGGCGCGGATCAAAGCCGATGAAAGCTTGCCGCTATGA